Proteins from a genomic interval of Sulfurospirillum oryzae:
- a CDS encoding cation:proton antiporter, with amino-acid sequence MDNLLAIILSATAIATLFNILLKRFNIPTIIGYIITGFAIAYMYNLGRNNESLTHIAEFGIVFLMFTIGLEFSIKHLLGMKKDVFFYGLLQVSLVGGVIALGAEYFFGIEKKSAIIIGYALALSSTAIVLKILNDSGTIHTVYGRKALGILLFQDIAVIPILLMINIFSNQTSSLSALLLETFYSVVIILGLMFLVGKYLLNRFLSLVVWADTQEIFIASVLLLVVGASFLAHSLGFSYSLGAFLAGMMMSETQYKHQIEADLVPFRDLLLGLFFITVGMQIDLTLIAQNYGTILLFLGVMMAFKTLVVFAILFFSVGGRIALKTGLALCQGGEFSLAILALTSSSHLISTKTSQILIVTVVLSMIMTPFILKNMKKIVNSITKEPNNGDFMIHSSGIKDHIIVCGYGKLGQEIVYRLKKMNVNYLVLEHDITLVKLGQSRGEPVYFGNAAEKSILQNAFVEDAKAVIIAINNEKKLILLCEVLKSFDAPIKIVAKASDYDEKKLLKALQVKHIVNEGREAAKALLQVALEENLSE; translated from the coding sequence GTGGATAATTTATTAGCGATCATTTTGAGTGCAACTGCCATAGCAACTCTCTTTAACATTTTGTTGAAGCGTTTTAATATACCAACGATTATTGGGTATATCATCACAGGATTTGCCATTGCTTACATGTACAATTTGGGTCGTAATAATGAATCTTTAACGCATATTGCCGAGTTTGGTATTGTTTTTTTAATGTTTACGATTGGACTTGAATTTTCAATAAAACATCTTTTGGGCATGAAAAAAGATGTTTTCTTTTATGGTTTGTTGCAAGTCTCTTTGGTTGGAGGTGTCATTGCCTTAGGTGCTGAGTATTTCTTTGGAATTGAAAAGAAAAGTGCCATCATCATTGGTTATGCCCTTGCGCTCTCTTCGACAGCGATTGTTTTAAAAATTCTAAACGATAGCGGAACGATTCACACCGTTTATGGACGTAAGGCTCTGGGCATTCTTCTTTTTCAGGATATTGCGGTAATTCCTATTCTTTTGATGATCAACATATTTTCCAATCAAACCAGTTCGCTTTCAGCCCTTCTTTTAGAAACGTTTTACAGTGTTGTTATCATTTTAGGGTTGATGTTTTTAGTCGGAAAGTATTTGCTCAATCGTTTTTTATCGCTGGTTGTTTGGGCAGATACCCAAGAAATTTTTATTGCTTCGGTTTTATTACTGGTTGTGGGTGCCTCATTTTTAGCACATTCTTTAGGATTTTCGTACTCATTGGGTGCATTTTTGGCGGGAATGATGATGTCTGAAACGCAGTATAAGCACCAGATTGAAGCCGACCTTGTACCTTTTCGCGACCTTTTATTGGGTCTTTTTTTTATTACGGTTGGTATGCAGATCGATCTTACTTTAATCGCACAAAATTATGGCACAATTTTACTCTTTTTGGGTGTCATGATGGCATTTAAAACGTTGGTTGTTTTTGCGATTTTATTCTTTTCTGTGGGTGGAAGAATTGCGCTTAAGACAGGATTGGCTCTCTGCCAAGGTGGTGAATTTTCGCTAGCGATCTTAGCGCTTACAAGTTCATCGCATCTCATAAGCACCAAAACATCTCAAATTCTCATTGTAACGGTTGTTTTATCAATGATCATGACGCCTTTTATTTTGAAAAATATGAAAAAAATCGTCAACTCCATTACCAAAGAGCCAAATAATGGTGACTTTATGATTCATTCTTCAGGGATTAAAGATCATATTATCGTATGTGGTTATGGAAAATTGGGGCAAGAGATTGTTTATCGTCTTAAAAAAATGAATGTCAATTACTTGGTTTTAGAGCATGATATAACGCTTGTGAAGTTAGGACAAAGTAGGGGTGAACCTGTTTATTTTGGAAATGCCGCTGAGAAAAGTATTCTTCAAAATGCTTTTGTAGAAGATGCCAAAGCGGTTATTATTGCTATCAATAACGAAAAAAAATTAATCCTTCTATGTGAAGTATTAAAATCGTTTGATGCACCGATCAAAATCGTTGCAAAGGCAAGTGATTATGATGAGAAAAAATTGCTTAAAGCACTTCAAGTCAAACATATTGTCAATGAAGGACGTGAAGCGGCAAAAGCACTTCTGCAAGTGGCGTTGGAAGAGAACCTTAGTGAGTGA
- a CDS encoding heat shock protein transcriptional repressor HspR, whose product MHHGYEEPVYLISVVAKVLTIHPQTLRQYEREGLVLPSRTDGKMRLYSQRDIDKIKMIQRLTRDLGVNLAGVDIIMQLKEKIDDFEVLVESLRSELSGLSKKSTQTKNPLVKHKNSYEIILFGE is encoded by the coding sequence ATGCATCATGGGTATGAAGAACCAGTTTATTTGATTAGTGTTGTTGCCAAAGTGTTAACCATCCATCCTCAAACGCTTCGTCAATATGAGAGAGAAGGGTTGGTGTTACCATCACGTACTGATGGCAAAATGAGGCTTTATTCGCAACGTGATATTGATAAGATTAAAATGATTCAACGACTCACGCGCGATCTTGGTGTCAATCTTGCTGGTGTTGATATTATTATGCAACTCAAAGAGAAAATCGATGATTTTGAAGTATTGGTCGAGAGTTTACGTTCAGAATTAAGTGGTCTTTCTAAAAAAAGTACACAAACCAAAAATCCTTTGGTTAAACATAAAAATAGTTACGAAATCATTTTATTTGGGGAGTAA
- a CDS encoding DnaJ C-terminal domain-containing protein: MSKSLYETLDVSQDASAEEIKKAYRRLARKYHPDINKDAGAEEKFKEINAAYEILSDEQKRRQYDQYGDNMFGGQNFHDFANAQGGANLDDILRSIFGGGGGFGGFSGGGRSGGFGGFSGGGFGGGGFGGFSEPDLDVSAKIIIPFNVAILGGKHSLSYNNESFDVKIPAGIKNGEKMRVKDKGKSFQGQKGDLILSVEVASSPEYTREGDDLIKTIDIPLKTALFGGKIAVDTLYKEITLKVKEDTKNGQKFRVKEYGALNRKNQNKGDLYLVANIVLPPIASLDSALKTMMEANLPN; encoded by the coding sequence ATGAGTAAGAGTTTATATGAGACATTAGACGTCTCTCAAGACGCGAGTGCAGAAGAGATTAAGAAAGCTTATCGACGTTTAGCTCGCAAATATCATCCTGACATTAACAAAGATGCCGGTGCTGAGGAAAAATTTAAAGAGATTAACGCCGCTTATGAGATTTTAAGTGATGAACAGAAACGTCGTCAGTATGATCAATACGGTGACAACATGTTCGGTGGACAAAATTTCCATGATTTTGCAAATGCTCAAGGGGGTGCTAATTTAGATGACATCTTGCGTAGCATCTTTGGTGGCGGAGGCGGTTTCGGCGGCTTTAGCGGCGGTGGACGAAGCGGTGGATTTGGAGGCTTCAGCGGAGGCGGTTTTGGCGGTGGTGGATTTGGAGGCTTTAGTGAGCCTGACTTAGATGTAAGTGCTAAAATTATTATTCCTTTTAATGTGGCTATTTTAGGAGGAAAACACTCTCTCTCCTACAATAACGAAAGCTTTGATGTAAAGATTCCAGCGGGCATTAAAAATGGCGAAAAGATGCGTGTTAAAGATAAAGGAAAGTCATTTCAAGGTCAAAAAGGCGATCTGATCTTAAGTGTTGAAGTGGCATCAAGTCCTGAGTATACCAGAGAAGGCGATGATTTGATTAAAACCATAGACATTCCTCTTAAAACGGCGCTGTTTGGTGGCAAAATCGCAGTGGATACACTCTATAAAGAGATCACGCTCAAAGTCAAAGAAGATACAAAAAATGGACAAAAATTTAGAGTTAAAGAGTATGGTGCGCTGAATCGAAAAAACCAAAATAAGGGTGATTTGTACTTAGTGGCCAACATCGTTCTTCCACCCATTGCTTCATTGGATAGCGCTTTGAAGACAATGATGGAAGCAAATTTACCAAATTAA
- a CDS encoding Do family serine endopeptidase, translating to MKKIVFLSLIASLALFGATIEIAQMPKDSQHVDATSPNVVLSYNNAIKEIKKSVVNIATTKKSKQNDQLNELMQNPFFKEFFGNKIPELKQQERKSHSLGSGVIISANGYIVTNYHVVEGADEIVITLPNDEKEYKAKVIGEDSKTDLAVVKIEAKDLQVAKFGDSSNLLEGDVVFAIGNPFGVGETITHGIISALNKNNVGLNQYENFIQTDASINPGNSGGALVDSRGALIGINSAILSKGGGNNGIGFAIPSNMVQKIATSLIETGKIERGFMGVSISDLTNDLKELYENKQGALILMIEKNSPAEKGGLQVSDLILEVDGVKIKNSNELKNTVAAIAPDKTITITYERDKKVKSTKIKLAKMDAEKATSDIEGKTSTSPIEGLSLLEINDKTRAQYQIPKEIEGILILDVKEDSKAEKMGFREGDIIIQVEQVRITSLKDLNNALKEYKSSKKRVIINRQNYRAILVMP from the coding sequence ATGAAAAAAATCGTTTTTTTATCACTCATTGCATCCCTCGCTCTTTTTGGAGCAACCATAGAAATTGCTCAAATGCCCAAAGATTCACAGCACGTTGACGCCACCTCCCCCAATGTTGTCCTCTCTTACAATAACGCTATTAAAGAGATAAAAAAGAGTGTTGTAAACATTGCAACCACTAAAAAAAGTAAACAAAATGATCAACTCAATGAGCTTATGCAAAATCCGTTCTTTAAAGAGTTTTTTGGAAACAAAATACCTGAATTAAAGCAGCAAGAACGTAAATCTCACTCACTAGGTTCTGGTGTTATCATCTCAGCTAATGGCTACATCGTAACCAATTACCATGTGGTTGAAGGTGCTGATGAAATTGTCATTACACTTCCTAATGATGAGAAAGAGTATAAAGCTAAAGTGATTGGCGAGGATTCTAAAACGGATCTTGCTGTTGTCAAAATTGAAGCAAAAGATTTGCAAGTGGCTAAATTTGGCGACTCATCAAATCTGCTTGAAGGTGATGTTGTTTTTGCTATCGGTAACCCTTTTGGCGTAGGCGAGACGATAACACACGGTATTATCTCTGCGCTTAATAAAAATAATGTCGGACTCAATCAATACGAAAATTTCATTCAAACCGATGCCTCTATCAACCCTGGAAATTCAGGAGGTGCGCTTGTTGATAGTAGAGGCGCACTCATTGGTATTAACAGTGCTATTCTCTCCAAAGGCGGTGGCAACAATGGAATTGGCTTTGCAATTCCTTCCAATATGGTTCAAAAAATTGCTACCTCGCTCATTGAAACCGGTAAAATTGAGAGAGGATTTATGGGTGTGTCCATTTCTGACCTTACCAATGACCTTAAAGAGCTTTATGAGAATAAACAAGGTGCGCTTATCTTGATGATTGAGAAAAATTCTCCCGCTGAAAAAGGTGGATTGCAGGTATCTGATCTTATTCTCGAAGTTGATGGTGTCAAGATTAAAAACTCAAATGAGCTTAAAAATACAGTAGCTGCTATTGCGCCAGATAAAACGATTACCATTACTTACGAACGTGATAAAAAAGTGAAAAGTACTAAAATTAAACTTGCAAAAATGGACGCTGAAAAAGCGACAAGTGATATCGAGGGAAAAACCAGTACAAGCCCTATTGAAGGGTTGAGTCTTTTAGAAATTAATGATAAAACAAGAGCTCAGTACCAAATTCCAAAAGAGATTGAGGGTATACTTATTTTAGATGTCAAAGAAGATTCAAAAGCTGAAAAAATGGGCTTTAGAGAGGGTGATATTATTATTCAAGTGGAACAAGTGCGCATTACTTCATTGAAAGATTTGAATAATGCACTCAAAGAGTATAAAAGTAGTAAAAAGCGTGTCATCATTAATCGCCAAAACTATCGTGCTATCCTTGTCATGCCCTAA
- a CDS encoding response regulator transcription factor has protein sequence MTNVLMIEDDLELAEILMEYLEQFDIAITIAEDPYLGLSTLDTQKFDLVILDLTLPGLDGLEVCKEIRKRHTVPIIISSARTDITDKVTALENGADDYLPKPYNPRELQARIMSLLRRQKGVVATEQNVQKPKDLVLNEEQMSILLRGKELHLTAAEYGILGYLMKKEGGVVSREELIYNIEAISEETTNKSIDVIIGRIRQKLGENPKEPTYIHAIRGVGYKFLQ, from the coding sequence ATGACAAACGTTTTGATGATCGAAGATGATTTGGAGCTTGCTGAGATTTTGATGGAATACTTAGAACAGTTTGATATTGCTATTACCATCGCAGAAGATCCTTATCTTGGACTCTCAACGCTTGATACACAAAAATTTGATTTAGTGATATTAGACCTTACACTTCCTGGTCTTGATGGTCTTGAGGTTTGCAAAGAGATTCGAAAGCGTCATACCGTACCCATTATTATATCCTCAGCACGCACAGACATTACCGACAAAGTAACTGCTTTGGAAAATGGTGCAGATGATTATTTGCCAAAGCCTTACAATCCTAGAGAACTGCAAGCACGTATTATGAGTTTACTGCGTAGGCAAAAAGGCGTTGTTGCAACAGAACAAAATGTTCAAAAGCCGAAAGATTTGGTCTTAAATGAAGAGCAAATGAGTATTTTATTGCGAGGAAAAGAGCTCCATTTGACTGCCGCAGAATACGGAATACTTGGCTATCTCATGAAAAAAGAAGGTGGTGTTGTCTCACGTGAAGAACTGATCTATAATATCGAAGCTATTAGTGAAGAGACCACCAATAAAAGCATTGATGTCATTATTGGACGAATTCGACAAAAATTGGGTGAGAACCCAAAAGAACCCACTTACATTCACGCCATTCGAGGCGTAGGATACAAGTTTTTACAATGA
- a CDS encoding ArsS family sensor histidine kinase — translation MTKSSIFYSITFIFAISIVSIFLALLFLLEYDKQTYTEKLNTKYSIIARATLFHLNNFITNDELKKQVQGYRMREITEKETQEQIIKSAQVIQKISDRIGTSAILRYDNDHYLYIETKYSSLLLKDEDFQPYRYDLIKIIFGVVFAIIIVAYILTIRKLKPLRKLKRQMDRFAKGDLDINCKTDGEDEISQVANSFHNAVEQINKLNHSRQLFLRNIMHELKTPITKGRISAEMLENGKQRDRLISTFEKLELLINEFASIEQITSGEGLKNVKPYRLVDMLDEAIDLAMISPSQIDIELDDEIILHVDFRLFTTAMKNVIDNGIKYSIDQKIKIVATKEKISFVSQGKPLSYDLEHYLEPFVQEKNSHQSFGLGLYIVYHIIKAHHISFTYEHKEGYNYFNFEKIETLA, via the coding sequence ATGACAAAATCTTCTATCTTTTACAGTATCACCTTTATTTTTGCCATCAGCATCGTCAGTATCTTTCTAGCGCTCCTTTTTTTATTGGAGTACGACAAACAAACCTACACTGAAAAACTCAATACAAAATACTCTATTATTGCACGTGCAACACTTTTTCATCTCAATAATTTTATCACGAATGATGAGCTCAAAAAGCAGGTACAAGGCTACCGTATGCGCGAGATCACCGAAAAAGAGACTCAAGAGCAAATCATTAAAAGTGCCCAAGTTATTCAAAAAATTTCTGATCGCATTGGAACCAGCGCAATTTTGCGTTATGACAATGACCACTACCTCTATATTGAGACAAAATACTCTTCACTCCTTCTTAAAGATGAAGATTTTCAGCCTTACCGCTATGATTTGATTAAAATTATCTTTGGCGTTGTCTTTGCCATTATTATCGTTGCTTATATCCTAACGATTCGAAAGTTAAAGCCTCTGCGCAAGCTTAAACGCCAAATGGATCGTTTTGCCAAAGGCGATCTTGATATTAACTGCAAAACCGATGGTGAAGATGAAATCTCCCAAGTCGCAAACTCTTTTCACAATGCCGTCGAACAGATCAATAAACTTAACCACTCAAGGCAGCTTTTTTTACGCAACATTATGCACGAGCTCAAAACACCTATTACCAAAGGACGTATTAGTGCAGAGATGCTTGAAAATGGAAAACAACGCGATCGCCTCATTAGTACATTTGAGAAACTCGAGCTTCTCATTAATGAATTTGCTTCCATTGAGCAAATCACTTCTGGTGAAGGACTTAAAAATGTCAAACCATACCGTTTGGTCGATATGCTGGATGAAGCGATAGATCTTGCCATGATTTCGCCATCACAAATTGACATTGAATTGGATGATGAAATTATTTTACATGTAGACTTTAGGCTCTTTACAACTGCTATGAAAAATGTCATTGACAATGGCATAAAATACTCTATCGACCAAAAGATAAAGATTGTAGCCACCAAAGAAAAGATCTCTTTTGTCAGCCAAGGCAAACCTCTTAGTTATGATCTGGAACACTATTTAGAGCCTTTTGTTCAGGAAAAGAACTCACATCAAAGTTTTGGATTGGGACTCTATATTGTGTATCACATCATCAAAGCACATCATATAAGCTTTACCTATGAACACAAAGAGGGATATAATTATTTTAATTTCGAAAAAATTGAAACGTTAGCGTAA